One genomic region from Desulfovibrio oxyclinae DSM 11498 encodes:
- a CDS encoding branched-chain amino acid ABC transporter substrate-binding protein has translation MKRLMLLCVAMLAVVLLAGCGGGEEKTAEEGKVLEIGSISPLTGPYAADGNDIKNGALTAIEVVKSEGGIPGFSDITLSSQDSACDPRQAVAAANKLINEEVSGVIGAYCSSATIPASETLAEENIVMLTPASTSEKVTERGLKYMFRTCGRDDDQSKAAATFIRDFLKAGNVYIVDDKTTYSQGLADNLEKLCPEYGIEVLAHDHVNQGDKDFSAVLTKVKAANPDVFYVSLQNSATGALMLTQAKRMGIDAEILAQDAVYHPQLMEIAKDAANGVYLTFGYTDKESESYKRFLDAYKPKYGDPGAYSAYAYDSAMAYLKAVKQAGSADADKVRQALLDMTFEGASKRIDYKSNGDSGSNYVIQVVRDGEFVNFWDPQTGEKF, from the coding sequence ATGAAACGTTTGATGCTTCTGTGCGTGGCCATGCTGGCCGTCGTCCTGCTTGCCGGTTGCGGCGGCGGGGAGGAAAAGACCGCTGAAGAGGGCAAGGTTCTGGAAATAGGCTCCATCAGCCCGCTGACCGGCCCGTACGCCGCGGACGGAAACGACATCAAGAACGGCGCGCTGACCGCCATCGAAGTGGTCAAGAGCGAGGGTGGAATCCCCGGATTCAGCGACATCACCCTGTCCTCGCAGGACTCCGCATGCGACCCGCGTCAGGCCGTCGCCGCAGCCAACAAGCTCATCAATGAAGAAGTTTCCGGCGTCATCGGGGCCTACTGCTCCAGCGCCACCATCCCGGCCTCTGAAACGCTGGCCGAAGAGAACATCGTGATGCTCACTCCGGCCTCCACCTCCGAAAAGGTCACCGAGCGTGGGCTCAAGTACATGTTCCGCACCTGCGGCCGCGACGATGACCAGTCCAAGGCCGCCGCCACGTTCATCCGCGACTTCCTGAAGGCCGGCAACGTCTACATCGTGGACGACAAGACCACCTATTCGCAGGGGCTGGCCGACAACCTCGAAAAGCTCTGCCCCGAGTACGGAATCGAAGTGCTGGCGCACGATCACGTGAACCAGGGTGACAAGGACTTTTCCGCGGTGCTGACCAAGGTCAAGGCCGCCAATCCTGATGTCTTCTACGTCTCTCTGCAGAACTCCGCCACCGGCGCACTCATGCTGACCCAGGCCAAGCGCATGGGTATTGACGCCGAAATCCTTGCGCAGGACGCGGTCTACCACCCGCAGCTCATGGAAATCGCCAAGGACGCCGCCAACGGCGTGTACCTGACCTTCGGTTATACCGACAAGGAATCCGAGTCCTACAAGCGTTTCCTTGACGCCTACAAGCCCAAGTACGGTGACCCGGGCGCATACTCCGCCTATGCCTACGACTCTGCCATGGCCTACCTGAAGGCCGTCAAGCAGGCCGGTTCCGCGGATGCCGACAAGGTCCGTCAGGCCCTTCTTGACATGACCTTCGAAGGCGCCTCCAAGCGCATCGACTACAAGTCCAACGGCGATTCCGGTTCCAACTACGTGATCCAGGTCGTCAGGGACGGCGAGTTCGTCAACTTCTGGGACCCCCAGACCGGCGAAAAGTTCTAG
- a CDS encoding branched-chain amino acid ABC transporter permease, producing MEYFLQQLLNGITLGGVYALIALGYTMVYGIIQLINFAHGEFFAAGGYMGVILISWLAAQGLDPYTCLALSLVLTMGYCALLAMAVEKLAYKPLRNASRLSVLLAALGMSIFLQNGLMLTQGVYDKPYPTEITQGGFEIGMISVSYMQVLIVGLTVFLLVALNLLVFKTKIGKAMRATAQDKIMSGLVGINSNRIISTTFAIGAGLAAAAGIMVGLYYGSVRYDMGFVPGIKAFAAAVLGGIGNITGAMIGGLIIGMVEIFAAGYLSSEYKDVFAFIILIGVLYFRPTGIMGENVDDTRV from the coding sequence ATGGAATATTTCCTCCAGCAGCTACTCAACGGCATTACCCTCGGCGGCGTGTACGCGCTCATCGCCCTCGGGTACACGATGGTGTACGGCATCATCCAGCTTATCAACTTCGCGCACGGCGAGTTTTTCGCCGCGGGCGGCTACATGGGCGTAATTCTTATTTCATGGCTGGCGGCACAGGGGCTCGACCCCTACACCTGCCTGGCGCTTTCGCTGGTGCTGACCATGGGATACTGCGCGCTCCTTGCCATGGCCGTGGAAAAACTGGCTTACAAACCGCTCAGAAACGCTTCGCGTTTGAGTGTGCTGCTTGCTGCGCTCGGCATGTCCATATTTCTCCAGAACGGCCTCATGCTCACGCAGGGCGTTTACGACAAGCCGTATCCCACCGAGATCACGCAGGGTGGTTTCGAGATCGGCATGATCAGCGTGTCCTACATGCAGGTGCTCATCGTCGGCCTGACCGTGTTCCTGCTCGTGGCCCTGAATCTGCTGGTGTTCAAAACGAAGATTGGCAAGGCCATGCGCGCCACCGCGCAGGACAAGATCATGTCCGGCCTCGTTGGAATCAACTCCAACCGCATCATCTCCACCACCTTCGCCATCGGCGCGGGGCTTGCGGCCGCCGCCGGGATCATGGTGGGCCTGTACTACGGCTCCGTGCGCTACGACATGGGCTTCGTGCCGGGCATCAAGGCCTTTGCCGCGGCAGTGCTTGGCGGAATCGGCAACATCACCGGCGCCATGATCGGCGGACTGATCATCGGCATGGTGGAGATATTCGCGGCTGGCTATCTTTCCAGCGAGTACAAAGATGTGTTCGCCTTCATCATTCTGATCGGCGTGTTGTATTTCAGACCGACCGGCATCATGGGAGAGAACGTTGACGACACGCGTGTCTAA